The genome window CCTTAACAGGGGTCACGAATGACTCTCCATCGGGAGCGATTAAAGATGCGTTAAGCGGCTTTTCCAACTCACTCATTTGGTTAATTGGTATTGCGATTATGATCTCGCGCGGTTTGGCGAAAACCGGCTTGGGTAATCGCATTGGCTATTATTTTATTTCTTTGTTCGGTAAAAAATCCATTGGCGTGGGTTATGCGCTGGCCATTTCTGAATTGATTATTGCTCCGGTCACTCCCAGTAATACGGCTCGTGGCGGGGGGATTATGCACCCAATCATGAAATCTATTGCCACGAGTTTTGGCTCATCTCCAGAGGAAGGCACCTCGCGTAAAATAGGTCATTACCTTGCGTTGGTGAATTACCATATTAATCCTATCACTTCCGCGATGTTTATTACCGCGACGGCGCCTAACCCGTTAATCGTGAAACTGATCGCCGATGCCACTGGCGCAGACATTAGTATTACTTGGGGCACTTGGGCACTTGCCGCGCTACTTCCAGGGTTAGTGTGTATAGCGTTAGTGCCATTGGTGGTGTATGCCATATACCCACCTGAAGTAAAAAGTACGCCAGATGCCACTGTGTTTGCTCAAAATAAGCTTAATGAAATGGGCGCCTTATCATACGGCGAAAAAGTCATGGTGTTTGTCTTTGCGCTGTTACTCATACTGTGGGCCGGCGTGCCTGCAATGCTATTGGGTCCTGACTTTGTGGTAAATACTACGGCTGTGGCCTTCTTAGGATTGAGCGTGCTTTTAGTGACTGGCGTGTTGAATTGGGACGACGTGCTTAAAGAAAAATCCGCTTGGGATACGGTTGTGTGGTTTTCAGCATTGGTGATGATGGCGACATTTCTGAATAAACTGGGGCTTGTGGGCTGGTTCTCGAACGTGGTCCAAGGCAGTATTGCTCAATTGGGGTTTGGTTGGGAGGTATCAGCGCTGATTCTCGTAGTGGTGTATTTTTATGTGCATTACTTTTTTGCCAGTACTACCGCACATATTACCGCGATGTTTGCTGCCTTTTACTCCGCAGGGTTATTACTCGGCGCGCCGCCTTTGTATCTTGGTTTATTGCTAGCGGGGGCGTCTTCTTTGATGATGTCTCTCACTCACTATGCGACAGGAACCTCGCCGATTATTTTTGGCTCTGGGTACGTATCCATGGAAAACTGGTGGGTCATGGGCTTTATTATGAGTTTGGTCAATCTCTCAGTTTGGGGAATTGTCGGGGGCTTATGGTGGAAAGCCCTTGGATATTGGTAGAGCAATACACACGGTTAACACAGACAATTAAGCGCCCTGAAGAGGGCGCTTAATATCATTTTAAAGAGGGGGATTGTTTTTGGGGAGACAGTGATTTAATTATTGATAAAACCTGTAATACGACAACCAACGCAAAAAAGGCCGCGAGCACCATAGACACAGGTCTTTCAACAAATGGGAGGAGGTGGCCATTGGATTTTATCATCGATGACAGTAAGTTTTTTTCTAGCATCGGCCCCAAAATCATGCCGAGAATGATCGGTGAAATAGGATATTGAGCACGCTGTAACAGGTAGCCCATAACACCCATGCCTAACATCACAACAATTGATGAGAGTGAGTTGTTTATAGCAAACGATCCGACGCTACTAAAAATAATAATAATCGGATAAAGAATGGCTTTATCGATAAAGATGACCCGCTTAATAAAGTTAACCACTAATAATGCCAATGGAATAAGCGCTAAGTTGGCGATAAAGAACAAAATGAACACGGCATAGAGCTTATCGGGTTGAAATAAGAATAGCGTGGGGCCTGGGTTCATATCTTTCATGTAGAGCACACCGATAATAATGGCGGCCGCGGAATCGCCCGGTATACCGAAGACCAAAGATGGAATCCAACTGCCAGCCAAGCTTGCATTGTTACTGGATGAGGCGTCGACAATCGCTTCTTCTGATCCCTTACCATAGCGTTCCGGCGTTTTGGAAAATTTGCGAGAGAGTGCGTAAGATATCCATGCGGCGATATCCGCCCCGGCGCCCGGTAGCGCACCGATTAGGGTTCCTAGAATACTGCTACGGCAGATGTTCAATTTGTAGCGCCACATTGTACGAGGAACACCTTTAAACAGGTTGAAGCTAGACTGGGTTGGAATCACGTCTTGCTTGTGTGTGTTTATTTTCCCAGCGTAATATTCGATGGCTCCGGAAATGGCAAACAAGCCGATCATGGCAGGAATAAAACTGATGCCTTGTAACATGCTGACTTCACCAAAGGTAAATCTTGGTACGCCTGTCATTTGGTCGTAGCCGACACAAGAGAGAAGTAAACCAAAACACAGTGTCACTATGCCCTTTAACGGCTGATTACCAACGACGAGTGTCGCACAAGTTAACCCGAGTAAAGATAACCACGTATATTCATAAGAGCTGAATTTTAAAGCAAATTTTGCCAACATCGGGGCAGCTAGCATTAAGATAATGGCACCAAAGAGACCACCAATCACAGAGCTGGTCAGCCCGATACCTAATACTCGGTTCAATTTTCCTTGTTTGACCAATTCGTGAGAGTCTGCCACATAAGCGGCTGAGGCTGGTGTGCCAGGAATTCTAAGTAAAGCCCCTGGAATATCACCAGCATAAATTGACGATGCGCCGATGGAGATCATCAGGGCTAATGCTGGGATAGGATCCATGAAAAAGGTGAATGGAACCATCAGTGCGATGGCCATCGTAGCAGTCAATCCGGGAATAGACCCGACCACTAATCCAAACAGTCCGGCTGCGATAACGGCAAGAATGGCACTAAGGTTGATATATTGAAAAGCGTCGACTAATACTGACATATTGCAAACTCCTATACCCAGATGCCATCTGGTAACGCTACCATGAGCAGATGACCAAAGACGTAATAAATGATACCGGAAGCGACGAGCGCGAATGTGGCATTCATGATGAGTTTTTTAGGATTACGTAGGCTCATCAATGCAAATAACAGTACGGATGCACAGATTAAAAAGCCCAAATAAGAAATGAGATAGGTGAACAGTCCGATCGATACGATGACTAATATTAAAGCCTGTATCTCCTTGGCACTGAATGTGTGTTTTTGCGGTTGTTGGCGAAGATGGATCACGCCATCCAACACTGTAAATGCAAGTAATAATGCACTCAGTATTGTGGGCATAAATCCAGCGCCATATTCACTGATGCCGCCATATTGACTGACGCTTGTGACCAGCGTTAATAAGGCAAATACGGCTATCAGGAATTGGGAAAGGGGTAATGAACGCATAAAGTACCTACAAGTTCCACAGAATGAATCTATGTGACAAGGCATCACAATAGTATTGGGGGAAGGGGCGGAGTTAAGTGCTCCACCCACCACTTTATTTTTTGAGCTTATTGATCAATTTTCCGTACTTTTCATCTTCATTTTTCATGAACGCGGCTAGCTTATCGCCATACAGTGGGTATACCTCAAAGCCTTGCTTGGTCGCAAACTGCTGAAGCTTGCATTCTGCAAATACTGCTTTCATGGCTTTAATCAGTTTATTTTGTATGTCTGGCGAAATCCCTGTTGGTGCAACTAACGCATTCCACGTGGAAAAAGTGTATTTATATTGAGTGGCTTGTTGGAAGACCGGAATGTCTTTATAAAGTCCTGTGTTGGTTTTCGCCATGGTCGCGAGGTTTTTGACCATTCCTGCATCCACCATACTTTTTGCTTCTCCCGGAGAAGAAGTGGTGAAATCAATACCTCCAGAAACGAGCTCCATTAATGCTCCCGATTTCAGATAATAAGTGCGACATTCATGGAAATATGTAGAAGAGGAAGCCAACTGCTGAAAGTGGTACGCTCTTCTCGCCAAAGAAACAAGCAGTACTACCATGAATTATCAACAGTTGACCGAAGGCAGAAGATACCAGATTTCTGCTCTTTTGGAACGGGGAATTTCGGTTCCTGAAATAGCTAAAACAGTTCAGTGCCACCGCTCGACGGTATACCGTGAGCTTAAACGCGGTCGGAAGGGAGAGCATTATTGCCCTAACGAAGCCCAGATGTCGTCTACCAAAAAGCGCAAAACAGCACGTAAATACCGAATACCAAAGGAACGTGTCGATTTTATCCGCCTTCTTTTAGAAACAGATTGGAGTCCAGAGCAGATTTCTAATGTATTAACGAAAATTGGTGCATCTGTCAGTCATGAGTGGATCTATCGCTTTGTTGCTCAAGATAAACGCTTGGGCGGTAAGTTATATCGTCACTTGAGACAAGGTCATAAGCGGTATCGCCGAGGTAAACAAGAGAAAGCTCCAGCGATAAAAAATGCCGTTTCGATTGATGATAGACCAAGCATCGTTGACAGTAAGGAGCGGTTTGGTGACTGGGAAATCGACACTGTGCTAGGTAAGCATGGTACAGGTGCAATGGTGACTATTTTAGAGCGTAAGACTCGATTTTACATGGTAAAGAAAGTGCCATCTAAGTCAGCGGATGATGTCACCAAAGCGACAATAGAGCTACTGAAGCCCTATAAGAAACATGTCCATACCATTACGGCAGATAACGGGCGAGAGTTTGCAGGTCATGAAACCATCGCAAAAGAATTAAAGGCTGATGTGTACTTTGCTCATCCGTACAGTTCTTGGGAGCGTGGTGCTAATGAGAATGCGAACGGTCTTTTAAGGCAATATGTGAAGAAAGGAACCGATCTAACGACAGTGACGGACATCGATATAGAGTTCGCTTTATCGCGGATAAATTACCGTCCGAGAAAGTGTTTAGGCTTCAAGCAGGCAGCCATTATATTTGAGGAGATGGCTTTAGCTTCTTGATATTGGAGAGTGTCGCACTTCGCAGTTGAATTCGGGAATAATTAATTCCCAATAATAGGTATGAAAGATGAAAACGTTAAATTTAATTACTGCTTGTATTGCTATGAGCACACCATTTATATCCACCGCGACACTGGCTGCGAACGTCGAAGGTTTTAATTTTACGGGGTACGCTCGTTACGGCGGTGCATTCCAAGGGGATGATGAAAAATTAGTCACCACGGCAGGGGCTCTCAACGGAAATGCAACTGGACGCCTTGGTAATGAAAATAATGGTGGCGAATTCAGTCTATCGAGAACCTTTACCAATGAGCAAGGAGCGAACTGGGATGTGGTTGTCATGTTTGATCATTATTCTGACGAATCATGGGCTGAGACCGGTGGAGTAAAATTGAAAAAGGCGTATGCCAGTGTAACGAATTTCATCGCATCACAGCCCGAGTTACGAGTATGGGCAGGGCGTGATTTCCATCAACGACCACAAACTGATCTCAATGACTATTTTTGGATGACACACGATGGCCAAGGTGGTGGTTTCTATAACTTGGACTTAGGTGGCGTTAAGCTCGATATGGGCGGCATTGCGCAAGTTCAGGGAGATATGGTTGGCGACAATGGTCGATATGGGATTACCTCTAAACTTCATGGAATAAGCTTATTTGATTCGGCCGCCCTCTCTTTTTATGCCAACTACGGTTTTGCGTCCAAAAAGGTCGAAGATGAAGCTTTTTATGACACCAAGGCTTATCAGCTTGCCGCGGATCTCTACATGAACGGACAGCAGTTGTTATTCCGCTACTCTAATAATGCCAAAGACAGTGTCTTTGATCTTGTAGAAGATGAAGAGGCGTGGTTGGTCAGTTATAACGGGGTGGTGAATTTTTCTGAAAGACTTGGCTTACAATATTTAGCCGCCTATCAATATTTAGACGTGGCAGACGATAACGACCGTTCCAACTATAACGTCATTCTTCGTTCCACTTATGCTTGGGATTCGATGAATTCTACATGGATTGAAGGGGGTTACAACGTGGTCGACTATCGACATATCGACGCGAAAAACTCGTCTTGGAAAGTCACGTTTTCACAGAATATCGCCATCGGATCCCAGACATGGGCTCGTCCAATGTTACGTTTTTACACCACTGTCGGTCGTGCAGATAACGAGTATATCGGTTTTGACTCGACCACAGGGGATATGCAATCCAGCCGTTTAGACACAGTCACTGTCGGGGCTATGTTTGAAGCGTGGTGGTAAGTACTCCTAAGCCGTGAGTACGCAATGATAGATGAGTGAATCCCCATTTCGCTCATCTATCGCTCTATTCAGTGGTCAAGCACTCTTGTGTCTTGACCGCTGTTTTTTTGTTGTTGTCATTGTCTCGTATGATGACGATGAAGCTTATCGTCATGCCGTGTGAGGTAACGCAGGCAACGACCTCTCTTACCGTGCTGCCTGAGCAGCCCCCGCAACGTTATCGCATGAGATAGGCGTGGGTACTCATTCCCGCATGCGAGACAAACGTCGTTAAGTTAATCTTAAGTTAAGGTCATTAGATTGGTCTTGAGCATCACTATTTCTCACCTTTCCAGTATTAGAAGGATGGGCTGGATAAGGATAAATGATGTATATCAAGACTAACCTGAGAGGCTGAGTATGACGAACACTACGCAATGGGATCGCATCGTAAAGTTGACGCACTGGAGCGTCGCGATACTGTTTTTGATTAATTATTTTGTTACCAAAGCGGGCAGTTCGCTTCATCAGTGGGTTGGCTACACCATTGTTGGGCTGGTGGTCGTGCGATTGCTGTGGGGGGGGGTGACTCGCTCTCCAGCACGACTGAGCCAATTTTTACCTTCGTTTTCGAAAGCGGTCGCTCATCTTAATGAGGTCGTCACGACGCGGCGAGATGAACATCAAGGGCATAATCCAGCAGGGGCCATCATGATTTGGTGTATGTGGAGTGGGTTATTGGTAACGGGCCTTTCCGGTTATTTGATGGAAAATCCGCACTTTTCTGAGATGGACTGGCTTCACTCGGTGCATGTTATTACCGTCAATGTCACCTTCACCTGTGTTTGCATTCATATTCTTGCTGTGTGGGGCATGAGTCGTTTAACCGGGCGGTCGTATCTTCGTAGCATGCTACCGACGCAAAAAATCCATAAATGATGGGAAGTGGGTGCAATTGCTCTCAAGCTATTGGCTTGGCTTCATCGAAGGGGTCTATCAAAGTCTTTATCGGCAAGCATGCAAGGTCAATCGAGCTAAGCCTTAATCGGCGAGGAGGGGATTGCCCTCCTCGTGTCTGACGTATGCGCTTCTGATTATTGGTTATTCTATCAACGTATTTAGCACGCGCGATGATGTTCTCACACTGAGCACTGTTATCCTTGCCAGAGACTCTGCTATGGATTTTGTGACGGGGGAATACTGGTTATTATCCATTGGCAGTATGAGTGAAATAAGGTATTTTCAAGGACATAGAGAAATGAAACCATACACATAGGGAGCAGAAAACATGGTGCTAGATAGGATTTTTATTCATGAACTGGCAAAGGCATTAGCGCTCCCCGCTCCGGATTCCGTGCCTCGTTCTGGAGAAGAAGGCCAACACGTTAATTGCTACCATGTGTACGTAACGGATAATGATGGAACGTATCTCGCTGAAAGTGTGGTGGATAATGGCAAAAAGTTAAAAGTACTTGTCTGGAATGAAGAAAAGAGAATTCATGAAGGCCGCCGGCGATTAGATTTAACAAAGCTGAAAAGCATGAACTTTACTATTCATCATTATCATGGCTTGGTGACGCATACTTATCAGTCCGCGTTTGATTTTCTTATCCATGAGGCGACCCACTTCTACAAGCTACAGTCGAAATATTCGCGGTGTAAGTTTGCACTGCCAAAATTCTTGCACCTTAGAACCAAGTATGACCGACCTGATCGCAGCCGCGTATTGAAAGCGGTGGTGGATCTCTCTGAAAGCAATCACACGCAAACCATCGATGTCTCTAGAATTTTAAATCAAATTTATGGAATGTACGCCATACTGC of Vibrio zhugei contains these proteins:
- a CDS encoding DASS family sodium-coupled anion symporter, which produces MKVGGINVFPGVVAVVVTLAIWFVIPVPDGVSSNAWHLLALFVGTIVAIIGKVMPIGAIAVLAITLVALTGVTNDSPSGAIKDALSGFSNSLIWLIGIAIMISRGLAKTGLGNRIGYYFISLFGKKSIGVGYALAISELIIAPVTPSNTARGGGIMHPIMKSIATSFGSSPEEGTSRKIGHYLALVNYHINPITSAMFITATAPNPLIVKLIADATGADISITWGTWALAALLPGLVCIALVPLVVYAIYPPEVKSTPDATVFAQNKLNEMGALSYGEKVMVFVFALLLILWAGVPAMLLGPDFVVNTTAVAFLGLSVLLVTGVLNWDDVLKEKSAWDTVVWFSALVMMATFLNKLGLVGWFSNVVQGSIAQLGFGWEVSALILVVVYFYVHYFFASTTAHITAMFAAFYSAGLLLGAPPLYLGLLLAGASSLMMSLTHYATGTSPIIFGSGYVSMENWWVMGFIMSLVNLSVWGIVGGLWWKALGYW
- a CDS encoding tripartite tricarboxylate transporter permease, with translation MSVLVDAFQYINLSAILAVIAAGLFGLVVGSIPGLTATMAIALMVPFTFFMDPIPALALMISIGASSIYAGDIPGALLRIPGTPASAAYVADSHELVKQGKLNRVLGIGLTSSVIGGLFGAIILMLAAPMLAKFALKFSSYEYTWLSLLGLTCATLVVGNQPLKGIVTLCFGLLLSCVGYDQMTGVPRFTFGEVSMLQGISFIPAMIGLFAISGAIEYYAGKINTHKQDVIPTQSSFNLFKGVPRTMWRYKLNICRSSILGTLIGALPGAGADIAAWISYALSRKFSKTPERYGKGSEEAIVDASSSNNASLAGSWIPSLVFGIPGDSAAAIIIGVLYMKDMNPGPTLFLFQPDKLYAVFILFFIANLALIPLALLVVNFIKRVIFIDKAILYPIIIIFSSVGSFAINNSLSSIVVMLGMGVMGYLLQRAQYPISPIILGMILGPMLEKNLLSSMIKSNGHLLPFVERPVSMVLAAFFALVVVLQVLSIIKSLSPQKQSPSLK
- a CDS encoding tripartite tricarboxylate transporter TctB family protein, yielding MRSLPLSQFLIAVFALLTLVTSVSQYGGISEYGAGFMPTILSALLLAFTVLDGVIHLRQQPQKHTFSAKEIQALILVIVSIGLFTYLISYLGFLICASVLLFALMSLRNPKKLIMNATFALVASGIIYYVFGHLLMVALPDGIWV
- a CDS encoding tripartite tricarboxylate transporter substrate-binding protein, giving the protein MVVLLVSLARRAYHFQQLASSSTYFHECRTYYLKSGALMELVSGGIDFTTSSPGEAKSMVDAGMVKNLATMAKTNTGLYKDIPVFQQATQYKYTFSTWNALVAPTGISPDIQNKLIKAMKAVFAECKLQQFATKQGFEVYPLYGDKLAAFMKNEDEKYGKLINKLKK
- a CDS encoding IS30 family transposase: MNYQQLTEGRRYQISALLERGISVPEIAKTVQCHRSTVYRELKRGRKGEHYCPNEAQMSSTKKRKTARKYRIPKERVDFIRLLLETDWSPEQISNVLTKIGASVSHEWIYRFVAQDKRLGGKLYRHLRQGHKRYRRGKQEKAPAIKNAVSIDDRPSIVDSKERFGDWEIDTVLGKHGTGAMVTILERKTRFYMVKKVPSKSADDVTKATIELLKPYKKHVHTITADNGREFAGHETIAKELKADVYFAHPYSSWERGANENANGLLRQYVKKGTDLTTVTDIDIEFALSRINYRPRKCLGFKQAAIIFEEMALAS
- a CDS encoding carbohydrate porin, producing MKTLNLITACIAMSTPFISTATLAANVEGFNFTGYARYGGAFQGDDEKLVTTAGALNGNATGRLGNENNGGEFSLSRTFTNEQGANWDVVVMFDHYSDESWAETGGVKLKKAYASVTNFIASQPELRVWAGRDFHQRPQTDLNDYFWMTHDGQGGGFYNLDLGGVKLDMGGIAQVQGDMVGDNGRYGITSKLHGISLFDSAALSFYANYGFASKKVEDEAFYDTKAYQLAADLYMNGQQLLFRYSNNAKDSVFDLVEDEEAWLVSYNGVVNFSERLGLQYLAAYQYLDVADDNDRSNYNVILRSTYAWDSMNSTWIEGGYNVVDYRHIDAKNSSWKVTFSQNIAIGSQTWARPMLRFYTTVGRADNEYIGFDSTTGDMQSSRLDTVTVGAMFEAWW
- a CDS encoding cytochrome b/b6 domain-containing protein codes for the protein MTNTTQWDRIVKLTHWSVAILFLINYFVTKAGSSLHQWVGYTIVGLVVVRLLWGGVTRSPARLSQFLPSFSKAVAHLNEVVTTRRDEHQGHNPAGAIMIWCMWSGLLVTGLSGYLMENPHFSEMDWLHSVHVITVNVTFTCVCIHILAVWGMSRLTGRSYLRSMLPTQKIHK